A single region of the Chrysoperla carnea chromosome 5, inChrCarn1.1, whole genome shotgun sequence genome encodes:
- the LOC123300946 gene encoding uncharacterized protein LOC123300946, translating to MAKQNWATDDKKKSKKVYNNKSTQTRQHGYRNFVKSFIRKHKNERKNMRDVICMAAQQWRTMPLHDRLKYFLLKPSQSEKDCTCEDCTPRLNKDNYNDYPHHLHHHHMLQSPRVPQIISLLQEGGVIAHARPVRWQRVTNVFLFGVMMFFILITKR from the exons atgGCTAAACAAAACtgg GCCACGGAtgataaaaagaaaagtaaaaaggtatataataataaatcaactcAAACTAGACAACATGGCTatagaaattttgttaaaagttttattagg aaacataaaaatgaaCGAAAGAATATGAGAGATGTGATTTGTATGGCTGCACAACAATGGCGTACTATGCCGCTACACGATCGATTAAAGTATTTCCTATTAAAACCATCCCAAAGCGAGAAGGATTGTACTTGTGAAGATTGTACTCCACGTTTGAATAAAGATAATTATAATGATTATCCGCACcatcttcatcatcatcatatgCTACAAAGTCCGCGTGTTCCGCAAATCATTTCCCTGCTCCAAGAAGGGGGTGTTATTGCTCATGCACGTCCTGTACGTTGGCAACGTGTCacaaatgtttttctatttggTGTTatgatgttttttattttaataacaaaaagatAG